From a single Wolbachia endosymbiont of Oedothorax gibbosus genomic region:
- the glyS gene encoding glycine--tRNA ligase subunit beta, producing MSLQLLFECLSEEIPPRMQNSAAVQVKSYITSAFNKNNLRFASIEVFVTARRITLFVDNINALELKDSNNEVKGPNVNAPKSAIEGFLRKHQKNEEDLLVRKVNNEDFYFIKRESCSFNIKEFLKNQLEGMLKNFSWPKSMRWGEGKERWVRPIKNILCILNDEIMPVSFAGITASNTTYGHRFLSSDATLTIKAPKDYFELLEKNSVILQLDKRKRFILDQINKFTKEQNLQLEKNDYLLNELTGLIEWPIVLFGEVNQEKSFGLPKEVILSIINTQQKYLALSDGQRISYFVTVVNVNNGEVVKGHERILEARLADAQFLISQDKKENLDYYVKKLGSILFHASLGSVGEKVKRITALSKYIAIFIPHASLIKVERAAYLAKADLATSIVREFPELQGVMGGYYASYFHEDKEIVEAITEHYKPIGPEQECPKSPSAIAVSIADKVDSLVGLIAAGEKISGSYDQFGLRRMTIGIIRTILENNLHIPIRLMIDKSISLYSRLLFNKNTTSVDKPNRKQISELVFKFCLERFKVILKNRNIRQDIVDSILYKIDINDLLTAEKQTVILDRYLSTPEGEQVLSTYKRVSNMMSKVRKSDGTTYSASYGKRFLIENEEIALSNCAITACKNIKQAIKNNHFNAALDELAGFAPFINQFMDSVKINCDSNELKRNRLSLLASVVSIFHLVADFNLIQVK from the coding sequence ATGTCGTTGCAGTTATTATTTGAGTGCCTTTCAGAAGAAATACCACCGAGAATGCAGAATTCAGCTGCAGTTCAAGTTAAGAGTTATATTACCAGTGCTTTTAATAAAAACAATTTAAGATTTGCATCTATAGAGGTTTTTGTAACGGCACGTCGCATTACCCTATTTGTCGACAACATAAATGCTTTGGAGCTAAAGGATTCCAATAACGAAGTTAAGGGACCAAACGTTAACGCACCAAAGAGTGCTATCGAAGGTTTTTTAAGAAAACATCAGAAAAATGAAGAAGATTTGCTCGTTCGAAAAGTAAATAATGAAGATTTTTACTTCATTAAAAGAGAAAGCTGCTCATTTAACATCAAAGAATTTCTCAAAAATCAACTAGAAGGGATGTTAAAGAATTTTTCTTGGCCAAAAAGTATGAGATGGGGCGAAGGAAAAGAAAGGTGGGTTAGGCCAATTAAAAACATTTTATGTATTTTAAATGACGAAATAATGCCTGTGTCTTTTGCAGGGATCACAGCATCTAACACAACATATGGCCATCGATTTCTCTCAAGTGATGCGACGTTAACTATTAAAGCACCTAAAGACTATTTTGAATTGCTAGAAAAAAACAGCGTAATTCTCCAGCTGGACAAAAGAAAGCGATTTATACTAGATCAGATTAATAAATTCACAAAAGAGCAGAATTTACAACTTGAGAAAAATGATTATTTACTAAATGAATTGACAGGGCTTATAGAGTGGCCAATCGTACTGTTTGGTGAAGTGAATCAAGAAAAGTCATTTGGATTACCGAAGGAAGTAATTCTTAGTATAATTAATACGCAGCAAAAATACCTTGCTTTGAGTGATGGACAAAGAATTTCGTATTTTGTTACTGTTGTCAACGTCAACAATGGTGAAGTTGTTAAAGGACACGAAAGAATATTAGAAGCACGTCTTGCTGATGCCCAATTTTTAATATCTCAAGATAAAAAGGAAAATCTAGATTATTATGTCAAAAAATTAGGTTCGATATTATTTCATGCTTCACTTGGCAGCGTGGGGGAAAAGGTGAAGCGTATTACAGCTCTGTCAAAGTATATAGCTATATTTATTCCACATGCTTCGCTGATAAAAGTTGAACGTGCTGCATATTTGGCAAAAGCTGATTTGGCAACATCGATAGTAAGAGAGTTTCCAGAATTACAAGGAGTAATGGGTGGATATTATGCTTCTTATTTTCACGAAGATAAAGAAATAGTGGAAGCTATAACTGAACACTATAAGCCAATCGGGCCAGAGCAGGAATGTCCTAAATCCCCTTCAGCAATTGCTGTGTCAATTGCTGACAAAGTGGATAGCTTAGTTGGTTTAATTGCAGCAGGTGAGAAAATCTCTGGTTCGTATGATCAGTTTGGTTTGCGGAGAATGACAATTGGTATAATTAGGACAATACTTGAAAATAATTTGCATATTCCAATTAGGCTAATGATAGACAAGTCAATATCTTTATATTCAAGGCTTCTATTTAATAAAAATACAACGTCAGTTGATAAGCCAAATAGAAAACAAATTTCAGAACTAGTATTTAAATTCTGCTTAGAAAGATTCAAGGTTATTTTAAAAAATAGAAATATAAGGCAAGATATTGTAGATTCAATACTATATAAAATCGATATTAATGATCTGCTGACAGCAGAAAAGCAAACTGTTATATTGGATCGTTATCTTAGTACGCCAGAAGGTGAACAGGTTCTAAGCACTTACAAAAGAGTCAGTAACATGATGAGCAAAGTAAGGAAAAGTGATGGCACTACTTATAGTGCATCTTACGGTAAGAGGTTTTTGATTGAAAATGAAGAAATTGCGCTATCAAATTGTGCTATAACTGCTTGTAAAAACATAAAACAAGCAATAAAAAATAACCACTTTAATGCAGCACTTGATGAGCTTGCTGGTTTTGCTCCATTTATCAATCAATTTATGGACAGTGTAAAGATTAACTGTGATTCTAATGAGCTAAAAAGAAACAGATTATCTTTGCTTGCAAGTGTTGTTTCCATCTTTCATTTAGTAGCAGATTTTAACCTCATACAAGTCAAGTAA
- a CDS encoding RluA family pseudouridine synthase, with amino-acid sequence MHGVVVIDHSVVTLSVNNDKEKLRLDIYIAAKCNISRSKAQRLIQSKQVKLLDDPIINNNHIVKPGEEYIVHLVQPDIFTSIESNYDIKLDIIYEDEDIIVLNKQSGLTVHPGAGTNNDTLLNAVIAHLGKIPYSYVRPGIVHRLDKDTSGLMVIAKNEAAHSFLSELLSNRKIKREYLAVVWGTLSSQQGTIETNIAPKRGNKEMMCVTKITGKLAITHYLVQKVIGQVSLVKCTLETGRTHQIRVHMSHIGHSIVGDQVYGKNSSKSAKYAKNSSFIRNFNRQALHAYTLGLYHPKSKEYMEFVSDLPQDIKTLIGEFDNIS; translated from the coding sequence TTGCACGGGGTAGTTGTTATAGACCACTCAGTAGTAACCTTAAGTGTTAATAATGATAAGGAGAAATTAAGGCTAGATATCTACATAGCTGCAAAGTGCAACATATCACGCAGTAAAGCGCAAAGATTGATACAGAGTAAACAAGTAAAACTACTTGATGATCCCATAATTAACAACAATCATATAGTAAAGCCAGGTGAGGAGTATATAGTACATCTCGTTCAACCTGATATATTCACATCAATTGAGTCTAATTATGACATAAAACTTGATATTATCTATGAAGATGAGGACATTATAGTTCTAAATAAACAAAGTGGATTAACAGTGCATCCTGGTGCTGGAACAAACAATGATACGCTTTTGAACGCAGTTATCGCTCACCTTGGTAAAATCCCATACAGCTACGTAAGACCAGGAATCGTTCATAGACTCGATAAAGATACTAGTGGGCTAATGGTAATTGCAAAAAATGAAGCAGCCCATAGTTTTTTGTCTGAATTGTTATCGAATCGCAAAATAAAGCGGGAATACTTAGCAGTAGTTTGGGGAACATTATCTTCCCAGCAGGGAACTATAGAAACTAACATTGCTCCAAAGCGTGGTAATAAAGAAATGATGTGTGTAACAAAAATCACAGGCAAATTAGCAATCACTCACTATTTAGTGCAAAAAGTTATAGGACAAGTAAGCCTGGTTAAATGCACTTTAGAGACAGGCAGAACACACCAAATTCGAGTCCACATGAGCCACATAGGGCATTCCATAGTTGGTGACCAAGTTTATGGAAAAAATAGTAGTAAAAGTGCAAAATATGCTAAAAACTCTAGTTTTATTCGTAATTTCAATAGACAAGCACTACATGCTTATACACTGGGCTTATATCACCCAAAAAGTAAGGAATACATGGAATTTGTCTCTGATTTACCGCAAGATATAAAAACTTTAATTGGTGAGTTTGACAACATATCTTAA
- a CDS encoding diacylglycerol kinase, whose amino-acid sequence MAFRQELLLFIVCVSILFVLDVSNLERAVMISSLFLVLIVEIVNTAFETTIERISSEQHILSKKVKDLGSAAVFLSLINFLITWMIILTG is encoded by the coding sequence ATTGCGTTCAGACAGGAGTTACTGCTTTTTATAGTATGTGTCTCAATTTTGTTTGTTTTGGATGTAAGTAATCTAGAACGTGCAGTAATGATAAGCAGTCTATTCCTGGTGTTAATTGTGGAAATTGTTAACACTGCTTTTGAAACGACAATTGAGCGTATTTCCAGTGAACAACACATACTTTCAAAAAAGGTGAAAGATCTAGGCAGTGCAGCAGTTTTTCTTTCATTAATTAACTTCCTGATAACATGGATGATAATATTGACAGGTTAA
- a CDS encoding ComEC/Rec2 family competence protein — MLFSNFERSLLYKRYAILCIALIAVLIGFTASKLRTALVDTQILDKERYVKNIVATVKDINDRGSYKQFLLSVSTISKSSPVIPAPSPVIPAPPFVIPVLDTGIQKKKIWSRAGMTPDRALDNIRISVRTKVEKGIKIGDQVKLSAKLFPPKIAPSEYAYDFARIAYYQKISATGFATSKIVLHKKAEARKFQEYIESFRQYIYENLQQNIKKPHADIISALLIGKKDGIDQKTMDAIRDSGIAHLFAISGLHLSFVAGLFFVVFRNLFATSETLTLKYNTKKISAFLTILPTTFYLLITGMQISAQRAYIMVILVLVAIMIERKYRGLIAIAFAASVILIIEPEAILKPGFQMSFSAVLALVASYQINANKLFKIKIMKYFVSIMISSVIASLATVPYTIYNFNYFSISGIITNLVAIPIVTLIIIPLGIIYVLLIPVGIEWIIAPFIERPIDSILYITNAIASLQYLVIPIRTFPASSIIIITLGLLWLCLWERNWRFLGFFFIVLGICFSTAYKTPDILINADNVAAKESDNLLYSLTRKNRNFVVKTWAKQNGQNQILNHKKYNNSDKRLKCNDYGCIYNKGNNKSVLLAYKKEDILENCGKVDLIIQLSEFNYSVCNTKTIKYADLGTHGTHSAWLTNRYVKINTVRSNRPWHMLKN, encoded by the coding sequence TTGCTCTTTTCCAATTTTGAAAGAAGTCTATTGTATAAAAGGTACGCGATATTATGTATCGCTTTGATTGCAGTGCTCATAGGATTTACAGCTAGCAAGTTGAGAACAGCTTTAGTTGACACTCAAATTCTTGATAAAGAGAGGTATGTAAAAAATATCGTTGCCACAGTGAAGGATATTAACGACAGGGGCTCATATAAACAATTTCTGCTTTCTGTCTCTACTATCTCAAAATCCTCTCCTGTCATCCCAGCGCCCTCTCCTGTCATCCCAGCACCCCCTTTTGTCATCCCAGTACTTGATACTGGGATCCAGAAAAAAAAGATATGGTCACGCGCTGGAATGACACCGGATAGAGCTCTAGATAACATCAGAATATCAGTTAGAACCAAAGTGGAAAAAGGCATTAAAATAGGCGATCAAGTAAAATTATCAGCAAAGCTTTTTCCTCCAAAAATTGCGCCCTCGGAGTATGCATATGATTTTGCAAGAATAGCATATTACCAGAAAATAAGTGCTACAGGTTTTGCAACAAGCAAAATAGTTTTGCACAAAAAGGCTGAAGCAAGGAAATTTCAAGAGTATATAGAATCTTTCCGTCAATACATTTATGAAAACCTGCAGCAAAATATCAAAAAACCACATGCGGACATAATCTCTGCATTACTGATCGGTAAAAAAGACGGAATAGATCAAAAAACTATGGACGCGATACGAGATTCAGGTATAGCACATTTGTTTGCCATATCTGGTTTGCATTTATCATTCGTTGCTGGGCTGTTTTTTGTAGTGTTTCGTAATTTATTTGCAACATCTGAAACTTTAACTCTTAAGTATAACACCAAGAAAATATCTGCATTCCTTACTATTTTGCCAACCACGTTTTATTTGTTGATTACCGGTATGCAAATTTCTGCTCAGCGTGCCTACATCATGGTGATTTTAGTACTCGTTGCAATAATGATAGAGAGAAAGTACCGAGGATTAATAGCGATTGCGTTTGCTGCCTCAGTGATACTCATCATAGAACCAGAAGCAATTTTAAAGCCTGGCTTTCAGATGTCATTTTCCGCCGTTTTGGCACTGGTTGCTAGTTATCAGATCAATGCTAATAAATTGTTCAAAATAAAAATAATGAAATATTTTGTGTCGATAATGATCAGCTCAGTAATAGCAAGTTTAGCAACTGTTCCGTACACGATATATAATTTTAATTATTTTTCAATCAGTGGCATTATCACAAATTTAGTTGCCATACCAATAGTTACATTAATTATTATTCCACTTGGAATAATTTATGTCTTATTGATTCCTGTAGGTATTGAATGGATTATAGCGCCATTTATAGAGCGTCCAATTGACAGTATTTTGTATATAACAAATGCTATTGCTAGTCTTCAGTATTTGGTTATTCCCATTCGCACTTTTCCTGCCTCATCAATTATTATAATAACACTTGGTTTATTGTGGCTGTGCTTGTGGGAAAGAAATTGGCGTTTTTTGGGATTTTTTTTTATTGTACTGGGTATTTGCTTTAGCACTGCATATAAAACCCCCGACATCCTAATAAATGCTGATAATGTTGCTGCAAAGGAGAGTGATAACTTACTATATTCTCTCACTAGAAAAAATAGGAACTTTGTTGTCAAAACATGGGCGAAACAAAATGGGCAGAACCAAATTTTGAATCATAAAAAATACAATAACTCAGATAAAAGACTAAAATGTAACGATTATGGCTGTATATATAATAAAGGAAATAATAAATCAGTGTTGCTAGCTTATAAAAAAGAAGATATTCTAGAAAATTGTGGTAAAGTTGATTTAATAATCCAACTAAGTGAATTCAACTATTCAGTTTGTAATACTAAAACTATCAAATATGCCGATTTAGGAACGCATGGCACACATTCTGCTTGGTTAACAAATCGTTACGTAAAGATTAATACAGTGCGCTCCAATAGGCCTTGGCACATGTTGAAAAATTAA
- a CDS encoding IS5 family transposase (programmed frameshift) codes for MRNLYPSDISREQFEKIRSILESSRKKTKPRKLDLYDVFCAVLYVLKSACQWRMLPKDFPKWRSCYEYFKKWSEKPSEDTESTLERVLKKLVGETRISNGRKERTSFCIIDAQSVKNADTAENKGYDAGKKISGIKRHIAVDTQGLPHAIYVTTAEATDRSSAMKMVENAKEKLSEVKNILVDAGYTGENFATQIKATIGSTVEVIKRSELHTFVVLPKRWVVERSFAWLEKCRRLWKNCERKLNTSLQMVVLAFTSLLLKRL; via the exons ATGAGAAATTTATACCCAAGTGACATAAGTCGAGAACAATTTGAAAAAATCAGATCAATTCTGGAGAGTAGTAGGAAGAAAACAAAACCAAGAAAACTTGATTTGTATGATGTATTTTGTGCAGTGCTGTACGTCCTAAAAAGTGCCTGTCAGTGGAGAATGCTGCCAAAAGATTTTCCAAAATGGCGAAGTTGTTACGAATATTTTAAAAAATGGAGTGAAAAACCAAGCGAAGATACAGAAAGTACTTTGGAGCGTGTATTA AAAAAATTAGTTGGAGAGACACGTATCAGCAATGGTCGGAAAGAAAGAACTAGTTTTTGTATAATTGATGCTCAGAGCGTAAAAAATGCAGATACTGCTGAAAATAAGGGCTACGATGCAGGTAAAAAAATTTCAGGAATAAAGCGCCATATTGCAGTAGATACACAAGGTTTACCACACGCGATTTATGTAACAACGGCAGAAGCAACCGACCGCAGCAGTGCCATGAAAATGGTCGAAAATGCTAAAGAAAAACTCTCTGAAGTTAAAAATATACTTGTTGATGCAGGCTACACTGGAGAAAATTTTGCAACACAAATAAAAGCAACTATTGGTTCGACGGTCGAAGTAATAAAGCGAAGTGAATTACACACCTTTGTTGTACTGCCAAAGAGATGGGTTGTTGAGCGCTCTTTTGCTTGGTTGGAAAAATGTAGGCGTTTGTGGAAAAATTGCGAGCGGAAACTCAACACTAGCTTACAAATGGTCGTTCTTGCTTTCACTTCTTTACTCCTTAAAAGATTATGA
- a CDS encoding IS5 family transposase (programmed frameshift) — MRYEETKELDEEKFRRLTGVKKATFNRMVEILDEEDRRKKAKSGRKSKLCIEDRLLMALEYLREYRTYFHIGRSYGMSESTTYKIIKWIENTLVKHPDFALPGRKEVLKSDIEYEVLVIDATETPVERPKKKQKRFYSGKKKKHSIKTQIISEKESKKIICTSFSNGRKHDFRLFKESKVHILPSIKVLADSGYRGLQKIHANVELPHRKTKKHPLTKKQKQENQELASKRVVVENVIGLLKRFKIIADKYRNRRKRFGLRFNLIAGIYNLELMM, encoded by the exons ATGAGATATGAAGAAACTAAGGAGTTAGATGAAGAGAAGTTTCGTCGTCTGACAGGAGTAAAGAAGGCAACTTTCAACAGGATGGTAGAAATTTTAGATGAAGAAGATAGAAGGAAAAAAGCAAAAAGTGGGCGTAAAAGCAAGCTCTGTATAGAAGACAGGCTACTTATGGCATTGGAATATCTTCGTGAATATCGGACATATTTCCACATTGGTCGAAGTTATGGTATGAGCGAAAGTACGACCTATAAAATCATAAAGTGGATTGAAAATACATTGGTAAAACATCCGGATTTTGCATTGCCAGGGCGAAAAGAGGTTCTAAAAAGTGATATAGAATATGAGGTTTTAGTGATAGATGCAACAGAAACTCCTGTGGAAAGACCCA AAAAAAAGCAAAAAAGATTTTATTCAGGAAAAAAGAAAAAGCACAGTATAAAAACACAGATTATTTCGGAAAAAGAAAGCAAAAAGATCATTTGCACGTCTTTTTCAAATGGTAGGAAACATGATTTTCGGCTTTTTAAGGAGTCAAAAGTGCACATACTACCAAGTATCAAAGTCCTAGCAGATAGCGGTTACAGAGGTCTACAAAAAATTCACGCAAATGTTGAATTGCCACATAGAAAAACGAAAAAGCACCCATTGACTAAGAAACAAAAGCAAGAAAATCAAGAGCTTGCAAGCAAAAGAGTTGTGGTTGAGAATGTAATCGGTTTGCTTAAAAGATTTAAAATTATTGCAGATAAATATCGCAATCGGCGAAAACGTTTTGGATTGAGATTCAATTTGATAGCTGGAATTTACAATCTAGAGTTGATGATGTGA
- a CDS encoding phosphoglycerate kinase → MNIPSIENCDLHNKTVLLRVDFNVPIKDGEIRDVTRILRALPTTQYLVNASAKIIIISHFGRPKARDNNLSLKNVIDTLSQLLNKKVKFIDDCVGEKVQKAVSAMDAGDIILLENLRFYKEEEQNDANFAKQLASLADIYVNDAFSSSHRAHASISRITEFLPSYAGFCLQDELKYLEKAISFKAKPITAIVGGAKMSTKIKVLMKLTEKVDYLILGGAIANNFLSFSKVNIGKSFFQNGVDDLLHNIVETANKNNCKIVVPEDVLVAVNSDYSTSISRETESILDGDIILDIGPQTLSTISSIIASSKTLLWNGPIGVFEHSAFASGTIGVMKVVSDLTHKGKLTSIIGGGDSLSAISAAGFTDKDFTYVSTGGGAFLDWLSGDEMPGVAALQK, encoded by the coding sequence ATGAATATACCCAGTATAGAAAATTGTGATCTTCACAATAAAACCGTCTTACTCAGAGTTGACTTTAATGTTCCTATAAAAGATGGAGAAATTCGTGACGTCACTCGTATTTTGAGAGCATTGCCTACTACTCAGTATTTAGTGAATGCAAGTGCAAAGATTATTATTATATCGCATTTCGGACGCCCAAAGGCCAGAGACAATAATCTGTCGCTAAAAAATGTAATTGACACTTTATCGCAGTTACTAAATAAAAAAGTGAAATTCATTGATGATTGCGTTGGTGAAAAAGTGCAAAAAGCAGTGAGTGCTATGGATGCAGGAGATATAATATTACTAGAGAATCTGAGGTTTTATAAAGAAGAAGAGCAAAATGACGCAAATTTTGCCAAACAACTAGCATCTCTGGCGGATATATATGTAAATGATGCATTTTCTTCCTCTCACAGAGCTCACGCTTCTATTTCACGCATTACAGAATTTTTACCCTCCTATGCAGGATTTTGTTTGCAAGATGAGCTAAAGTATCTTGAAAAGGCCATATCATTTAAAGCTAAACCTATTACTGCGATAGTTGGGGGAGCCAAAATGTCAACTAAGATAAAAGTGCTTATGAAGCTAACAGAAAAGGTTGATTACCTAATTCTCGGTGGTGCAATTGCTAATAATTTTTTGTCATTTAGCAAAGTAAATATAGGAAAATCTTTCTTTCAAAATGGTGTTGACGACCTTCTACATAATATTGTTGAAACAGCAAATAAAAACAATTGCAAAATAGTTGTGCCAGAAGACGTTCTGGTTGCAGTAAACTCTGATTACAGCACTAGTATTTCAAGAGAAACTGAGTCCATTTTGGACGGTGATATAATTTTGGACATCGGACCACAAACTTTGAGTACAATAAGCAGTATAATAGCAAGCAGTAAGACTCTGCTGTGGAATGGACCTATTGGTGTTTTTGAACATTCAGCTTTTGCAAGTGGTACAATAGGGGTAATGAAAGTCGTAAGTGACTTAACGCACAAAGGAAAATTAACCAGCATAATAGGGGGAGGTGATAGTCTATCTGCAATAAGCGCTGCAGGCTTTACCGATAAGGATTTTACATATGTTTCCACTGGTGGAGGAGCATTTTTAGATTGGTTAAGTGGTGATGAAATGCCGGGAGTTGCTGCTCTGCAAAAATGA
- a CDS encoding IS110 family transposase — MVTSYQNFIGIDIGKFKNVVAIHKQKNAVEFDNNASGWQQLLQEFSDILPNSLVTLENTGKYELGLSHFLTDKNIAVHRANTRKVKSFILSHGTLAKSDRSDARALAQYGFERHRTLSLFVPTSKEQSTLAALCQRRDDITQMRTQEKCRLEAPENDHIKESCQKTIEFFDSQINELNDTIQKIIDESRELQQRQKILKTVPGIGKKLSQDFLCLMPELGYLNRKEVASLAGVAPHPKESGKAVGYRRITGGRSNVRSKLFTAAMAATRSKSILGAFYFKLVESGKKKMVAITALMRKIIVIANTRLKEAINLNI; from the coding sequence ATGGTTACATCTTATCAAAATTTTATTGGCATTGACATCGGAAAATTTAAAAATGTCGTCGCAATTCACAAACAGAAGAATGCTGTCGAATTTGATAATAATGCTTCTGGTTGGCAACAATTGCTTCAAGAGTTTTCAGATATTCTACCTAATTCTTTAGTGACTTTAGAAAATACAGGGAAATATGAGCTTGGCTTATCACATTTTCTTACCGACAAAAATATTGCTGTGCATCGAGCTAATACTCGTAAAGTAAAAAGCTTTATTTTATCTCACGGAACTTTAGCAAAGTCTGATAGATCAGATGCAAGAGCTCTTGCTCAATATGGATTTGAACGCCATAGAACTCTCTCTTTATTTGTACCTACCTCTAAAGAACAATCAACTTTGGCTGCACTTTGTCAACGTCGTGATGATATTACGCAAATGAGAACTCAAGAAAAATGCAGACTTGAAGCACCGGAAAATGATCATATAAAAGAAAGCTGTCAAAAGACCATTGAGTTTTTCGATAGTCAAATAAACGAACTCAATGATACTATACAAAAGATTATTGATGAAAGCCGCGAATTACAACAACGCCAAAAAATTCTTAAAACAGTTCCTGGAATAGGTAAAAAGTTATCACAAGATTTTTTGTGTTTAATGCCAGAGCTTGGTTACTTAAACAGAAAAGAAGTAGCAAGTCTTGCCGGAGTTGCACCGCATCCAAAAGAAAGTGGTAAAGCTGTTGGTTATCGAAGGATTACAGGTGGTAGAAGTAACGTTCGTTCAAAGCTCTTTACAGCCGCTATGGCTGCCACAAGGTCAAAATCTATACTTGGCGCCTTTTATTTTAAGCTTGTTGAAAGTGGTAAGAAGAAGATGGTAGCTATAACAGCTCTAATGCGTAAAATTATAGTAATTGCTAATACAAGGCTTAAAGAAGCAATTAATTTAAATATTTAA